The following coding sequences lie in one Pseudoxanthomonas sp. SE1 genomic window:
- a CDS encoding metallophosphoesterase family protein, translated as MKWVLAVLLLGTCAAPLAQEATARQPEPNTRVPKGVVRYAPSGFPDRIVASPAQEAASGFSVAWRTDTKVDAPVLEIVVAGDSPDMGEPRRINATSTPLKTENGEAHHHRADVDGLQPDTLYAWRVQGDRTWSAWHHTRTAAAVDAPLTLLYFGDTQNKNVSLTTRVVREAMRAAPEARLALFAGDLVSGGDGEDDTEWGEWFEANEVLPTSLVVAPAPGNHEYFEEFEDTPQERRVLGAHWPVTFALPGNGVAQAKQTTYWFDYQDVRVVVIDGTSALDLGTAKAQAAWLEGVLASNPKRWSIVLTHQPFFSPREGRDNVLLRRHLLPVIRKRKVDLVLQGHDHVYGRLKNEVPTPVFVVSVTGAKQYRLSDEARKTMRPVAEDTQLFQVLRFDGPRLRYEARTATGRLYDAFDLVDDGVAGKQLVEHAEGRIDERTCTRAETLKGRTDRCWE; from the coding sequence ATGAAGTGGGTGCTGGCCGTGCTGTTGCTGGGGACCTGTGCGGCACCGCTCGCGCAGGAAGCGACGGCACGCCAGCCCGAGCCGAACACGCGCGTGCCGAAGGGCGTGGTGCGCTATGCGCCGAGCGGCTTTCCGGACCGGATCGTGGCCTCGCCGGCGCAGGAGGCCGCCTCCGGCTTCTCGGTGGCATGGCGCACGGATACGAAGGTCGATGCGCCCGTGCTCGAGATCGTCGTCGCCGGTGACTCGCCCGACATGGGCGAGCCGCGCCGGATCAACGCGACGAGCACGCCGCTGAAGACCGAAAACGGCGAAGCCCATCACCATCGCGCGGACGTCGATGGCCTGCAACCGGACACGCTGTATGCGTGGCGCGTGCAGGGCGACCGCACCTGGAGCGCCTGGCACCACACCCGTACTGCTGCCGCGGTAGACGCGCCGCTGACGCTGCTGTATTTCGGCGACACCCAGAACAAGAACGTCAGCCTGACCACCCGTGTCGTCCGCGAAGCGATGCGGGCCGCGCCCGAGGCGCGTCTGGCCTTGTTCGCCGGCGACCTGGTCAGCGGCGGCGATGGCGAGGACGACACCGAGTGGGGCGAATGGTTCGAGGCGAATGAAGTGCTGCCGACCTCGCTGGTCGTGGCGCCGGCGCCGGGCAACCACGAGTACTTCGAGGAGTTCGAGGACACGCCGCAGGAGCGCCGCGTGCTGGGTGCGCACTGGCCGGTGACGTTCGCGCTGCCGGGCAATGGCGTGGCGCAGGCGAAGCAGACCACGTACTGGTTCGATTATCAGGATGTGCGTGTGGTGGTGATCGACGGCACCTCCGCGCTCGACCTGGGCACGGCGAAGGCGCAGGCGGCGTGGCTGGAGGGTGTCCTTGCCAGCAATCCGAAGCGCTGGAGCATCGTGCTGACGCACCAGCCGTTCTTCTCGCCACGCGAGGGGCGCGACAACGTGCTGCTGCGCCGGCACCTGCTGCCGGTGATCCGCAAGCGCAAGGTCGACCTGGTGCTGCAGGGGCATGACCATGTGTACGGTCGCCTGAAGAACGAAGTGCCCACACCCGTTTTCGTCGTGTCGGTCACTGGCGCCAAGCAGTACCGGCTCTCCGATGAAGCGCGCAAGACCATGCGGCCGGTCGCGGAAGATACGCAACTGTTCCAGGTGCTGCGCTTCGACGGTCCGCGCCTGCGCTACGAAGCGCGCACGGCGACGGGTCGCCTCTACGATGCCTTCGACCTCGTCGATGATGGCGTGGCGGGCAAGCAGCTCGTCGAGCACGCGGAAGGCCGCATCGACGAACGCACCTGCACCCGTGCCGAGACCCTGAAGGGCCGCACCGATCGGTGCTGGGAATGA
- a CDS encoding inorganic diphosphatase: MFLLALSVGNALAREAHIRHPFLAQQPKAAPEEVLLAVEIPAGSFTKYEINDEGLVFVDRFQSMPVAYPANYGSMPRTLAGDGDPLDALVLTREPLHPGVLVKFRPIGVLRMLDDGKHDEKIIGVPTDKVDPTYVGIRDLADLPEIERQRIEAFFRVYKDLPKGRNPVQLNGYGDAKEAKALIRESLERFVQSAND; encoded by the coding sequence ATGTTCCTGCTTGCCCTCTCCGTGGGGAACGCCCTCGCGCGCGAAGCGCACATCCGCCATCCGTTCCTCGCCCAGCAGCCCAAGGCCGCGCCGGAGGAAGTGCTTCTGGCCGTGGAGATTCCCGCGGGCAGCTTCACCAAGTACGAGATCAACGACGAAGGGCTGGTCTTCGTCGATCGCTTCCAGTCGATGCCGGTGGCGTATCCCGCCAACTATGGTTCGATGCCGCGCACGCTGGCCGGCGACGGCGATCCGCTGGACGCGCTGGTGCTGACGCGGGAGCCGCTGCATCCCGGCGTGCTGGTGAAGTTCCGGCCGATCGGCGTGCTGCGTATGCTCGACGACGGCAAGCACGACGAGAAGATCATCGGCGTGCCCACCGACAAGGTCGACCCGACCTACGTCGGCATCCGCGATCTTGCCGACCTGCCGGAGATCGAGCGCCAGCGCATCGAGGCGTTCTTCCGCGTCTACAAGGACCTGCCGAAGGGTCGCAATCCGGTGCAGCTCAACGGCTACGGCGATGCGAAGGAAGCGAAGGCGCTGATCCGCGAATCGCTGGAGCGCTTCGTCCAGTCGGCGAACGACTGA
- a CDS encoding aminotransferase class III-fold pyridoxal phosphate-dependent enzyme — protein sequence MALIDHLAPLRAHPGQRLTRGLDDAAIERLAKGHPDLAAVIEAAAAEHARLKDEFAELFDLDEAEQLRAVQAGYVNFYAEDAINPYIALAARGPWVVTLNGAVLYDAGGYGMLGFGHTPAAVMEAMARPQAMANIMTPSLSQLRFDRALRKEIGHTRGGCPFAKFLCLNSGSESVGLAARIADINSKLMTDPDGRHAGRTIKRIVVKGSFHGRTERPALYSDSSRKSYQQHLASYRGEDSVIAIPPYDVDALKQAFADAETKGWFVEAVFLEPVMGEGDPGRSVPPAFYAAARELTRSHGSLFLVDSIQAGLRAHGVLSIVDYPGFEGMDAPDMETYSKALNAAQYPLSVLAVNERAAGLYRKGVYGNTMTTNPRALDVACATLAQLTPQVRENIRKRGVEAVQKLQQLQAELGGLITNVQGTGLLFSCELSPAFKCYGAGSTEEWLRQQGLNVIHGGANSLRFTPHFAIDGEELDLLVGMVGKALREGPRISQAAAA from the coding sequence ATGGCCCTGATCGACCATCTCGCCCCGTTGCGCGCCCACCCGGGCCAGCGCCTGACCCGCGGCCTGGACGATGCCGCCATCGAACGCCTGGCCAAGGGCCATCCGGACCTGGCGGCCGTCATCGAGGCCGCCGCCGCAGAACATGCGCGACTGAAGGACGAGTTCGCCGAACTGTTCGACCTCGACGAAGCCGAGCAGCTGCGCGCCGTGCAGGCCGGCTACGTCAACTTCTACGCCGAAGACGCCATCAACCCCTACATTGCGCTGGCTGCACGGGGCCCGTGGGTGGTCACGCTCAACGGGGCGGTGCTGTACGACGCGGGCGGCTACGGCATGCTCGGCTTCGGCCATACCCCGGCCGCGGTGATGGAGGCGATGGCCCGCCCGCAGGCGATGGCCAACATCATGACCCCCAGCCTGTCGCAACTGCGTTTCGACCGCGCCCTGCGCAAGGAGATCGGCCACACCCGCGGGGGCTGTCCGTTCGCGAAGTTCCTGTGCCTGAATTCCGGCTCCGAGTCCGTCGGCCTGGCCGCGCGCATCGCCGACATCAACAGCAAGCTGATGACCGACCCGGACGGCCGCCACGCCGGCCGCACCATCAAGCGCATCGTGGTGAAGGGCAGCTTCCACGGCCGCACCGAACGCCCGGCGCTGTATTCCGATTCCTCGCGCAAGTCCTACCAGCAGCACCTGGCCAGCTACCGCGGCGAGGATTCGGTCATCGCCATCCCGCCGTACGACGTGGACGCGCTGAAGCAGGCCTTCGCCGATGCGGAGACCAAGGGCTGGTTCGTCGAAGCCGTGTTCCTGGAGCCGGTGATGGGCGAAGGCGACCCGGGCCGCTCGGTGCCGCCGGCGTTCTACGCCGCCGCGCGCGAACTGACCCGCAGCCACGGCAGCCTGTTCCTGGTGGATTCGATCCAGGCCGGCCTGCGCGCGCACGGTGTGCTGTCCATCGTCGACTACCCGGGCTTCGAAGGTATGGACGCGCCGGACATGGAGACCTATTCCAAGGCGCTCAACGCTGCGCAGTACCCGCTGTCGGTGCTGGCGGTGAACGAGCGTGCCGCCGGCCTGTATCGCAAGGGCGTGTACGGCAACACGATGACGACCAATCCCCGCGCACTGGACGTGGCCTGCGCAACACTGGCCCAGCTGACCCCGCAGGTGCGCGAGAACATCCGCAAGCGCGGCGTCGAAGCCGTGCAGAAGCTGCAGCAACTGCAGGCGGAGCTGGGCGGCCTGATCACCAACGTGCAGGGCACCGGCCTGCTGTTCTCGTGCGAACTGTCGCCAGCCTTCAAGTGCTACGGCGCCGGCTCCACCGAGGAATGGCTGCGCCAGCAGGGCCTGAACGTCATCCACGGCGGTGCCAATTCGCTGCGCTTCACCCCGCATTTCGCCATCGACGGCGAGGAGCTTGACCTGCTGGTCGGCATGGTGGGCAAGGCGCTGCGCGAAGGCCCGCGGATCAGCCAGGCCGCGGCGGCCTGA
- a CDS encoding Lrp/AsnC family transcriptional regulator, with amino-acid sequence MKLTDADQQLLSMLRENARASTAQIARRLNLSRTTVQSRIERLEREGVISGYTVRVHDEYDRSHLRAHIMIAVHPKQMTSVVAALRAMPELRVLHSVSGSHDLIAIGAVPTVGDMDVLTDRIGALDGVERTTSSIVLSTKFER; translated from the coding sequence ATGAAGCTCACTGACGCCGACCAGCAACTGCTCTCAATGCTCCGTGAGAACGCACGTGCCTCCACGGCACAGATCGCGCGGCGGCTGAACCTGTCGCGGACCACTGTGCAGAGCCGGATCGAGCGGTTGGAGCGCGAGGGCGTGATCAGCGGTTACACCGTCCGTGTCCATGACGAATACGACCGCAGCCACCTGCGTGCGCACATCATGATCGCCGTGCATCCCAAGCAGATGACCTCGGTGGTCGCGGCGCTGCGCGCGATGCCGGAGCTGCGCGTGCTGCATTCGGTCAGCGGCAGCCACGACCTGATCGCCATCGGCGCGGTGCCGACGGTGGGCGACATGGATGTGCTGACCGATCGTATCGGTGCGCTCGACGGCGTGGAGCGCACCACCTCGTCGATCGTGCTGTCGACCAAGTTCGAACGCTGA